Proteins found in one Balaenoptera ricei isolate mBalRic1 chromosome 18, mBalRic1.hap2, whole genome shotgun sequence genomic segment:
- the KCTD12 gene encoding BTB/POZ domain-containing protein KCTD12, producing the protein MALADSTRGLPNGGGGGGGSGSSSSSAEPPLYPDIVELNVGGQVYVTRRCTVVSVPDSLLWRMFTQQQPQELARDSKGRFFLDRDGFLFRYILDYLRDLQLVLPDYFPERSRLQREAEYFELPELVRRLGEPQQPGPGPPPPHSRRGVQKEGSLGDELLPLGYAEPEQQEGASAGAPSPTLEVASRSPSGGAAGPLLTPSQSLDGSRRSGYITIGYRGSYTIGRDAQADAKFRRVARITVCGKTSLAKEVFGDTLNESRDPDRPPERYTSRYYLKFNFLEQAFDKLSESGFHMVACSSTGTCAFASSTDQNEDKIWTSYTEYVFCRE; encoded by the coding sequence ATGGCTCTGGCGGACAGCACTCGTGGACTACCCAACGGgggtggtggcggcggcggcagcggctccTCGTCGTCCTCGGCTGAGCCGCCGCTCTATCCCGACATCGTGGAGCTGAACGTGGGGGGCCAGGTGTATGTGACCAGGCGCTGCACGGTGGTGTCGGTTCCCGACTCGTTGCTCTGGCGCATGTTCACGCAGCAGCAGCCGCAGGAGCTGGCCCGGGACAGCAAAGGCCGCTTCTTTCTAGACCGAGACGGCTTCCTCTTCCGCTACATCTTGGATTACCTGCGGGACTTGCAGCTCGTGCTGCCTGACTACTTCCCCGAGCGCAGCCGGCTGCAGCGCGAAGCCGAGTACTTCGAGCTGCCGGAGCTCGTGCGCCGCCTCGGGGAGCCCCAGCAGCCCGGccccgggccgccgccgccgcactCGCGGCGCGGGGTGCAGAAGGAGGGCTCGCTGGGCGACGAGCTGCTGCCGCTCGGCTACGCGGAGCCTGAGCAGCAGGAGGGCGCCTCGGCTGGGGCGCCGTCGCCCACCCTGGAGGTGGCTAGCCGCAGCCCGTCGGGGGGCGCGGCGGGCCCGCTGCTCACGCCGTCCCAGTCGTTGGACGGCAGCCGACGCTCGGGCTACATCACCATCGGCTACCGCGGCTCCTACACCATCGGGCGGGACGCGCAGGCGGACGCCAAGTTCCGGCGAGTGGCGCGCATCACCGTGTGCGGCAAGACGTCGCTGGCCAAGGAGGTGTTCGGGGACACCCTGAACGAGAGCCGGGACCCCGACCGGCCTCCGGAGCGCTACACCTCGCGCTATTACCTCAAGTTCAACTTCCTGGAGCAGGCCTTCGACAAGCTGTCCGAGTCGGGCTTCCACATGGTGGCGTGCAGTTCCACGGGCACCTGCGCCTTCGCCAGCAGCACCGACCAGAACGAGGACAAGATCTGGACCAGCTACACCGAGTACGTCTTCTGCAGGGAGTGA